CAAACGAGTACAAACGGAACGAGCGTGCTCGATTCGCCCGTGGGCGGTCGATTAGCGGGTTTTCGGGTCGCGCGGACGATATAAAGCGAGAGGAAGTCTCAGACGGATTAGAATACAGAAAGTATTTACCGGCGGCGGGCCGAGAAAATCGTACCCCTACCCATGACGGCACAGGCGAGTAGTCCTCGGGCGCTTCCGGCGTTCGGGGCGAAAGCAGGTGTTGTCGACTCAACTAAACATACATGAGCGAAACAAACAATCTCCGTGCCCTGCTGATGGCGGCACTGGTGGTCATGTCGGTCTTTGCAGGCGTTGGAACGGTCAGCGCCCTCGATACCGGCTCCGCCAGCGCTGACCCGGTTGCCGTCGGCCAGGACACGGCTACCCAAGACGTAACATTCAGCACCACGCTGGATGCTGACGAGACAGAAACGATTACGATTAGCGGCATCCCGAGCGCTGTTGACGTTCTCGGTGTCGGTGCTTCCTTCGAGAACGAGAACGGCAGCTTCGCCGTCACGGACACCAACATCGACAACGGCGAAGTCACGGTCGACATTACCAACGAGGGTAACGCGACCGAGACCGGCAACGTCACGCTGGCGCTCGTCCACGACACGTCTGACCTCGGTCTCGACCTGATCGGTGACAGCGTGAACTTCACGGTCTCGAACGAGGCAGGCGAGAACACCACCGTCCCCGTCGCTCTTGAGGCTAACGCCGCAGGCGACAACGACGTCATCTTCCAGGGCCAGACCGTCCAGGTTGACGTCAGTGGTCTGAACGACAGCCTCACGCTCCGCGAAGTCGACGAGCGCGACGGCGGCGAAATCAGCCAGAGCAGCTTCGTCGAGCAGCTCAGCGCTGAGAACGGCTACGTCGAAATTGACACCGACGACCTCGAAGGAGACTACGTTGTCTCCGACGGCACCGGTGTCAACGGTGCGAACGCGGTCGAGTTCGAGGTCGCGGTCCAGAGCCTCACGGCCAACTGGAGCGAGGACTCCGTCACGCAGGGTGACAGCGAGGACCTCGAGCTCGAATCGGGTCGCAGCGACTACATCGTGGAAGTCAGCGCCGACGGTCTCGACGCTGACGACCTCGAAACGATCTTCGGTGACTCTGACGCCTTCGTCGGCACGAACGACGAGGACGACAGTGTCTACCTCGACGCGGGCGAGCAGGACGAGATTCCTGCTGACTTCGGCGACGATATCGACGCCGGTGACTACGAGTTCGACGTCGAAGTGACGGACACGACGGCCTCCGACTCGGCTTCCATCGCGGTCGAAGAGTCGGACGCTGACGTCAACTTCGCTGACTCGGTCTACACCGAGCAGGTCGGTGACGTCGTCGAGATGTCGGTCAACATGGAAGACCGCGACGAAGCGTACGTCTACGTCGGCGGTGACGACGTGAACTACCTCGAAGTCGTCAAGCTCACGGACGACGACGACGACGGTATGGTGAACTTCACGTTCAACACCTACACCGCGAACGAGAGCAACGTGAACCCGTTCGAGCTCGTCGAAGACTCTGACGACGAACTCGAACTCGCCACGGGCGACGTCGAGACGGAGGACAACGGTCTCCCCGGAGCAGTCGACGGCACTCTCAGCGAGCGCCTCGAGACCGGTGACTACGACCTCCGCACGAGCACGTCGCTCGACTACAACGTCGAGGACGATGAAGTCGAGGACGAGCAGGACGTCGCGACGCTCGACCTCGGCGAGCGTAACACGAGCGGCATCGCCACGTGGACCGCAGCGAGCGGTAACGCAGACGAGTTCGACGACGCGCAGGAACTCCTCGAGAACGTCAACGAGAGCAACGTGGTCGCCATCGGCGACCGTCTCGTTGTTCAGGTGAACGCCAGCGGTACCTCTGGTGTCATCGACGAGGATAACGTTGACTCGCTGCTGAACGGCGACGAGGGTATGCAGTTCACCGTCGAGGAGGCTGACGCCGGTGCGAACGCCGACTCGAGTGAACTCGACCTCGACAGCAGCAACACGGCAATCTACCAGAACGAGAGCTCCGATCAGTTCTTCGTGGTCGTCGACACGCGTAACGTCGACGTCGACGACGACACGGAGTACGACGCGACCTTCACCGTCGGCGACGAGGACGCGGACACGAGTCCGATCGACTACGTCGACGACGAGGAAGAGGAGAGCGTCTCCACGACGTTCACGGCCGAGGAACCTGACGCGACCCTCGACCTGAACGACGACGACCAGTTCGAGGTCGCGCAGTCGCAGAACGCACAGGTCGAGTTCGACACGAACCTCGCGGGCGGCTCCGAAGTCGTTGTCCGCCTCCGCAGTTCGGCCTCGAACTCCGCCTTCCTGCTCTCGAACACGGTCGAAACTGACGGCAACGGTACCGTCATGACGACGTTCGACACCTCGGACGTCGAAGTCGGTACGGAATTCGACATGGTGGTCCGCAGCGGTAGCGACGAAATCGCTAGCGAGGACGGCATCATCGTCGAAGGCCAGAACATGACGGGTACGGGCACGGGCGAAGGTACGATGTCGGAAACCCCCGGTACGGGTACCGAGATGACCGGCACCGAGATGTCCGAGACGCCCACCGAAACGCCCGGCGAGACCACGTCCGAAGGCTCGGCGACCCCCAGTGAGGGAACCACGACCGGTTCCACTGACGGTGGCACGCCCGGCTTCGGTGTGGTCGTCGCCGTGACGGCACTGCTGGCTGCGGCTCTGCTGGCAGTCCGCCGCGACTAACGACCTACGCTAACTACCGGCTCACGCCGGCTCTCGACTTTCTTTCACTTTTTCGCGACGCTTCGACCCGAGAGCGACGGCGACGGTAGTCGCTCCGAGTAGCGCATCTGACCTCGTACCGGAGGCAGCCTCACACCGTTCGACGTGACGAGCGAGATGTGATTCTTACCACAGTCACCCAACGAACTTTGAAATCGAGCGGTACCGAGAAACGGATGGACAGATAATCGAGGATGCGACGGTTCGGCCGCCGGTGACGAAACATGATTGTCGACCACAGTCACAGCACTTCCTTCGTCAAGCGCCCTGGTGGCGGCCGAACAACTTCGAGCGAGGTGTTTACCGAGATGAGAGAACCGGGACGGGGCTACGGCTCACTTCTTTAGAACTCGTAGTACCGTTCCGCGTTCAGCGTTGGGCGACGTTCGCTCGGTCGGCCGGCCGGCCGAGCAGTCGGGCGTACAGCGAGACGAGTTCGTCGGCGACGCCGCTCCACGCGTAATCCGCCTCGACGCGGCGACGGCTCTCGGTGCCCATCCGGGCCGCCGTCTCCGAGTCCCGAAGGATATCCGCCATCGCGGAGACGAGGTCCTCCACGTCACCCGGTCGGACGACGGCACCGTTGGCTTCGTCGACGACCGAGGCGATGCTGCCGACGTCCGTCGAGACGACCGCGTTACCACCCGCCATCGCCTCTAAGATAGCGATCGGAAGACCCTCCGCGTAGGTCGGGAGGACGTACACCGACGCGTCGCTCAGGAGGTCCCGCTTCTCGGCTTCGGTCACGTAGCCGACGTACTCGGCGTCGTCGTACTCGGCCGCGAGGGTCTCGGCGTGAGACGAGAGCGGACCGGAGCCGGCGACCGTGGTGCGGAAGTCGAAGCCACGATCGTACAACTCCGAGACCGCCGCCGCGAACTCGGCGATACCCTTCCGCTCGACGTGACTCGAAACGAAGACGACGTGCTGTGGGTCCGCGGCGGTGCCGGGGTCATACTCGTCGGGGACCACCGCGTTCGGCAGAACGACCAGTTTCGAGTCGTCGACGCGAACGGAGAGCGTCTCGCGCCAGTACTCCGAGAGGACGACGACGGCGTCGCAAGCGTCGAAGACGAGCGACTGGAGAGCGGCGACGGGGCCGGACGCCTCTGCGACGAACTCGTCGAACGAAGAGCCGTGGACGTGAAGCACGACGGGCACGTCCCAGCGACGCGAGGCGAAGAGAACGTACGCCGAGGAGAGATAAAAGGAGAGATAGTGGGAGGTGTGGACGTGGACGACGTCGGGTGGAGATTCGCGGGCGAACCGAACCCAGTCGGCGACGGCGTGGAGGCCGCCGCGGGCGAGACTCAGCGGTCCGTCAGCCGACGGCGTCTTGGAGTTGAACAGTCGGACCGAGAGCCTATCGTCGAGGTGGCGCAGTTGTTCGGAGATATACCGACCGATGCCGCCGTCCTTCCCGCCCGTCGGCCCCACGACCAGCAGGTCGATGTCGTCCATTGCGTACGGGATAGCCGTACCGGGTGCAAAGTAACTCTACGGGTAATCGACCGAACGAGTCTCCGAGGTATTCCGAGACGACGGCGAGACGAGAAGGAACGTATACGGGCGCGCGGGGAGTTCTCGTATTCGTGAGTCGAACAGGCGCGGGGAGTTCGAACGGAGTGGACGCCGAGGAGGGTCGGACGGCGTGACGACGTACGCGAACGCACCGACGCAGGCGCGTCGCGTCGGCAACCTGGTGAAACACCAGGCGCTCAAACAGGTGCGGCTTCGACGCGGCGCCTCACGGGCGTCGAAATCGGCGTTCGACGACCTGTTGGACCGACACGCCGTCGGACACGACCAAGTGTTCGTTCACGCCGGCCTCGGCGACGTGAGAGACGCGTTCGACGTCGACCCCTACCGCTTTCTGCTCGGTCGACTGGCGGAGCGATTCGAGAGCGTCGTGGCGCCGGGGTTCACCGACTACTTCACCGTCTCGGGGGTGTACCACAAGCAGTTCTCGCGGCCGAAGCACGGCGCGTTCGTCCGGCAGTTCCACGAGGACGCCGACTACCGGACGGACGACGCGATAAAGTCGTTTCTGGTGAAGGGACCGTACCGCTTCGACGACTGCGTCCACCGCGACACCTACCACGAAGAGGGATGTTTCGCCCGACTGGTACGCGACGAGGCGCTTCTAATGAACGTCGGAACGCCGTGGTTCACCTGCTCGCATCTCCACTACCTCGAAGCGAAGCACGATGTGCCGTACGTGGAGACGCGGACTCACGAGGGCGTCATCTATCGGACGCCCACGGAGCACGAACGGATCGAGCAGACGTACGAGACGCTGCGGTCGCCGCTGTACTCGTGGAACAAGCCGAAGATAATGCGTCGCCTTCGACGCGCCGGCGCGCTGAACACGTACGACCTGAACGGCCTCAACGTCTACGTCTCTCGACTCGACAAGGTGGAACGCGTGCTGGGTGCCGAACTCCGCGACGACCCCTACTATCTCGTCACTCTCTGAGCGGTTCGTGGTATTAATGGCGTCCTAAAGCTCGAAATCGGGGAGTACAGCGAGCAGGCGTTCAACGGAGGAAACGCTTTGCAACGCTCCGAATCGACGGGGGTCGTCGGGAGGACGCGCGCGTCGAACCCGCGTCGACGGTGTCGGCGAGGTCCGACAGCGGTATCCGGAGCACCTGACCATCGCGCGCGGCGGTGTTGGACGGATTTACCAGGAGACCGAGTTTCGAGTCGGCGCGAACGAAGGCGTGTGCGTCCGTCGTCGGGACCCGCGGAAGCACGTCGCCGAGGGTGCGTCGGCGTTCGAAGGAGCAGAGTTCGTGCCACGACTCGTAGCCGTCCGCGCTGGACGCGGCGAGGACGCGCACCTCCCGCGGACAGGTGTTTCGCTGCTGGTCCGCGGGGGCCGTGCTGTCGACGCCCGTCTGCGAACTCGCCGACCCGACGACGTAGTGTTCGCCGCCGTGTTCGACCGTCTCGACGTAGAACAGGACGCCGTCCGTGGCTCCGACGACGTCCGGTTCGGGACTCGGGTCCGAGAGGCGTTCGCGCGGAAGCTTGTAGATGGGTTTGTTCGCGGCGAACGACGCGTCCTTACCCCAGAAGACGGCCTCGGGCGTGAATCCGAGTTGGACGCCCCGCCACGCCTGACTCCCGGAGCCGAGGGGTTCGTACCGCCCGTCGGCGACGACGCCGATAGAACTCTCCTCGTCCCCGTCGCCGGTATTCGCCCAGAGCATCCCTCCATGGGGGTCGGCGTAGACGCCGTGAAAGTGCCGCACGTCGTCGCGTTCGAGGAACACCGACCACGTGCGCCCGTCGTCGTCGCTGACGCGGATACGGCCCGGTTCGTCGCGGAGGGCGTACTCCGCGAGATACACGTCGCCCTCGTAGCGGCAGACGGAACTGGGCAGGAGTCCTTTCGGCGGGGACGATGGAGGAAGGTCGAGAACGTGCATCCACGAGCGACCCCCGTCTCCCGAGCGGTAGACGCGCGAACCGACGTTGGCGAGGAGCGACTCCGCGGAGAGCGCCCAGACGTTCGACGACTGGTAACGCCCCGTGACGGGAGCGAGAAACGATTTTCCGACGGTGGAGTGCAACGCTCGGAACCGGATGCGCTTCGGAACGCCGGGCGGGTCCGGAAACCGACTCCGAACCGCCGTCCCGTCGGCGGGATTTAGCACGACGGACTCCAGACCGGACGTGCAGTACAGTGTTCCGTCGCGAACGTCCCCCAGATGCATCAGTTCGGAGATGCGCCGGCGGCGGTATAACTGCTCGGTCAGATGTTTGATGTTCGACCGCCGAAAAGAGACCGCGCCGCGCGTTCGCGTTACTTCTGTCCGTAGCTCGAAACGTGGAACTCCATCACCGTCTTCATCCCCCGAATCAGACAGTCCACGTCGAAGCTCTCGATGTCGAACTCGCGTTCGGAGACGGCTTCGTACCGCTCGTACCACTCGTCTTCGAACCGCTCGGCCACGCCGTTGTCCTGGATTGCCGCGATGGCCCGGTCGGGTTCGTCGTCGGCCGTGATGATGCCCTTGTCGAGGGCGTCGACGACGACACCGGCCGTGTAGTCGTCCTCGTACAGTTCGCGCTCCCAGGTCGTCACCCAGTTGCCGATACGAGCCATCCCCTGCAGTTCGAGGAGCAGTTCGCGGAGTTCCCCCAACTCCGTGCGGTCGAACGACGGCGTCCACATGATGTCGATGCCCGCGTACGGGAACATCACCATGTTGAACGGGCCGTAGTGCTGGGACTCCTCCAAGTTGGCTATCTCGCGGTTGTCGTTGAGGACGCGCGCGTACTCCATGGCGTTGAGCGCCTGTCGCAGGTCGAACTGGAAGACGTCCAGCTGCTCCTCGTAGCACGGAGCCTGGGTTAATCGGCTATTAACCTCGTTCCAGAGCGTCTCGGCGAACTCCAGAATCTCCGTGTCGACACCGGGGGCGTCGTAGCGAACCGACTCGGGCGCGTACGGAAGGCGGCGCGCCTGTTCGAACGTCTCGCGGTCGCCGAAGTGGTCCGCCAAGTCGTCGAGGACGGTGATGTACATCGTCAGCATCGTCTTCGTCGTCTTGACCTCCTCCATCACGTCCGACGGGACGCACGGAAGCGTGAACGCGTCGAACAGGCGGTGGATCCACTGCCAGAGGAATACGTCGCGGCCCCCCACAGTTCGGTCGTACTCGTCCGAGAGTTCGCGGACGCGCGGCGGTAGTTCGGTCTGTCTAACGGCTTCGATACAGTCTGCGGGAGTCCCCCCAAGGATCCCATCCGAGTGCTGGTATGCTGCTCTCCCCGACATACTCCGATTAACAGAGTACTAACGTATTAATCTTCCTCCTTAATCTTACTATTTTGTATACATTCAAGATAATATGAACATTATAGCTGCACAAATTGCCGCATACTGCCCGTACATTCATATATTTGTGAATTTTTTGCCCTCGTCGACACGACCACTTATTGTCGGCCGCGCGCTACCTGCGTCCCATGACCGCCGAGTCGACTGCGACCCAGTCCGCGGTGCGAGTCCGTCTCCTCGGCGACGGCGCCTCCGCGTCGGACGTCCGGAGTCTCCTTCGCGACGACGAACGCGTCTCGCTGCTACCCACGTCCGGAGAGGGCGAGACACGGGCAGGCGCGAGTACGAACGAAGACGCTGACGCGGACTGTCTCGTCTGTACGACCGTCGACGCCATCCCGACCAGGGGATTCGGTCCCGCTCCGGTCGTCGTCGTCCTTCCGAACCCGGACGACGAGTCGGTAAGCACCGCCTACCGCGCGGGCGCGACAGACGTGCTCGCCCCCACCGAGTCGCTCCCGGCGCAGGTCGCGTGGCTCTCGGGTGCCGACGAACTCGATGGCGAGGGCGGAAAGTCGGCGGCGACGCTCGTCGAGAGCGCGAACGCATTCGACGACGCCGCGTGCGTTCTCGACCGGCGCTGGCGAGTCGGAGCGGCGACCGACGCGTTCGCCGAACTCGTGGGGGAGCACCCGGCGGATGCGAGCGCCGACGGGGAATCTGAGTCCGACCATCCGTCCGAGGACCCCGGCGCCAACGCGGACACCGAGACGCACTTGTGGTCCGACTATCCGTCCCTGCGCGCGGTGGGAGCGTCGTGTTGGGAGGCGGTGCTGTCCGGGGAGACGACGGTGTTCGAGGAGACGCTTCCCGACGGGCGGCGCGTGTCGGGGCAGGCCGTCCCTCTGCCCGACGGCGTCGCGCTCCGATTCCGCGACGTCACCGAGGAGACGGAGACGCGGGAGTCGCTGGACCGCTACGAACGCATCCTGGAGACCATCGACGACGGCATCTACATCCTCGACGAGAACTTCCTCATCACGGAAGTCAACGACGCCGTCACGCAGATGACGGGGTACGACCGCGAGGAACTGGTCGGCTCGCACTCGACGATGCTCGCGGACGAGTCGGTCATCGTGGAGGCCAGCGCCCTCATCCAGGAGATACTGATGGGCGAGCGGTCGGACGGCCGTCTCGACGTCGAGTTGCAGACGGCGGACGGGAGCACGCTACCCGTCGAGACGCGCTTCTCCGCGCTCTCGTTCAACGACGGCTCCCACGGAATGGTGGGGGTTATCCGCGACATCACGGACAGAAAGCGGTACGAGAAGACGCTGACGTCGCTGAACCGGTCGGCGCACGAACTGTTCGAGTCGCAGACCAAACCCGACGTGGGCGAGACGGTGCTGAACACGGCGACGGAGATTCTCGAACTGGAGTCGGTCGTCGTCTACCTGTACGACGAGGAAGCGGGGGCGCTCCGACCGGTAGCGTGGGAGGGCGAAGGGACGCCCACGCGCATCGGACCGGGCGACGGCGCGCTGTGGACGTGTTTCGCGGAACACGAGTCGATAGCGCTCGGAACGGTCGAGACGACGCTCGACGAGTGGGACGAACTCGCCCCCGCGGACGTCCCGGAGTTATCGAACGGCGAGAGCGTCGTGATTCCGCTCGGCGAACACGGCGTGTTGGCGACGGTATCCTCGGGGGAAGACTCCCCGCGCGGGCAGTCGACCCTGACGCACCTCCTGGCCGCGAACGCCGAAGCGGCGCTCGACCGCGTGGCTCGGTCGGTCGAACTCGAACGTCGGAGGGGAGAGCTCTCTCAGCGGAACGAGGAACTGACCAGCCTCAACCGCTTCAACGAACTCCTTCGGGAGGTGAACCGCGTTCTCGTCGAGGCGGACTCCCGCGAGGCCATCGAGAAGGCGGTGTGCGAGCAGTTGGTGGACGGACCCTCCATCGCGTTCGCGTGGGTCGGCACGTACGACCGCGTCTCCGAGTCTATCGTCCCGCGCGCGTGGGCGGGCGCCGAACGCGGCTACCTCGACTGCCTGACGGACGACCCCGAGTCGTTCGAGGTCGAACCGAGCGTGCGGACCATCCAGAACGGCGAGACGACCGTCGTCGACAACGCCGGCCAGCGAATTCAGGAGTACCGGTGGCGGCGCGACGCCTTGGACAGGGGGTTCGTCTCCGTCGCCAGCTTTCCGCTGACGTACGGCGAGTTCGGCTACGGCGCCCTGACCGTCTACGCGACCGAACCGAACGCGTTCGACGAACGGACGAGGCTCATGTTCGAGGAACTCGGCGTCACGACGGCGAACGCCATCAACGGCGCGGAGGCGAAGGAGTCGCTGCACACCGAGTCGCTCATCGAACTCGACATCCGAATCACTAGTCCTAACGCCCCGCTGCTCCGCATCTCGCAGGCCTTCGGGGGGCAGATCGAACTGGAGGGGACGGTGCCGCAGCCATCGGGGTCGTCGCTGCTGTACCTGACGGTGAAAGGGTCCGACGCCGACATCGAATCCCTGTCGTCGCTGACGGTGGTCGAACGGGTGCGGAAGGTCGTCGAACGGGACGACGAGACGCTGGTGGAAGTGCAGTTGGCCGCCGAGGCGCTCCCGTCTCGGCTCGCGGACCTCGGTGCCGTCGTCCGCACGCTCAGTTCGACGCCCGACGCCCTCGACGTCGTCGTCGAACTCGCTCCGGGGTCGGACGTGCGCGAGTTCGTCGAACTTCTGCAGGAGCAGTACCCCGGAACCGAACTGAGCGCCAAGCGGACCCGCGAGCGGTCGATAGAGACCCAACAGTCTTTCCGCGCCGGATTGAGGGAGGCGTTGACCGACCGGCAGTTCGAGGCGCTGCGTACCGCCTACTTCTCGGGGTACTTCGACTGGCCCCGCGAACGGACGGCGAGCGACCTCGCGGAGTCGCTGGGTGTCGCACAACCCACATTTGCGCGGCACCTCCGTGTCGCCGAACGGAAACTCCTCGACAACCTGCTGTCGGACGAACAGCGAAGGCGTCGGTGAATCTCTCTCGAAAGCGATGTCGTTTTTCTACATTCCGGGAGTCCCACGGAAAGAGGTTTGGTAACTCGGCTCTAGCTATCTATATAGCCTTCGTTTGGCCGCACCACTAACAGCATAGTTGCAATCGACTTATGCCGATAGGACAGTGGCAGAAGTATGAATCAGATGGGGAAGAACGACGGTGCGATGGTGGACGAGGAACTCGACTGGAAGATCGTGAGCGCGGTGGCCGAGGAGAAAGGCGTCGAACCGCTGGAACTCGACGAGCGACTGTACGACGTTGTCGACCTCGACGCGGTCAAGGAACTGTTCGTGGGGATGCCGAACCGCGCGGCGTTAGTCGAGGGACACGTGACGTTCACGCTCGCCGGGTGCGAAGTCGTCGTCGACCAAGCGTGGAACGTCGACGTCACGGCCGCCCCGTCACCCAACGTCGCCGCCGACTGAACGGGCGGCCGGACGACGAACGAGTCGCTGCCTACCGACTCGACGCGGACGGACCCGGTTCGGGGGGACCGGGTCCGACGACTCTTCTCTCGGGAATCGATACCGCGAGCGACGCGGCCCCGCCGCGCCCGTCGTAGTCCATCGTTTGCCCGCGACGGCCGTGACGCCCGCTACCCGTCCGCCGAAACCATCCGGCGGACGCCCCATCCGACCGCGACGACGAGAACCGCGGCGACGAGAGCCGCGACGACGGGGTTCGAGGCGGCGTGCGCCCCTCCGATACGGAGCAGTTCGCCGGCGACGTGACGGAAGCCGAGTCGGTCGAACTGCCGCTTTCCGTACAACAGCAGGGCGGCCACCGCGAGGTTGAACAGGAACGTTCCGACCGCGGTGTAGACGGTGAAGCGAACGACGTTCATCCCCGCGAAGCCGGCGGGGATGGAGACGACCGACCGGACGAACGGCAGGAATCGTCCCCAGAGGACGGAGTGTTGCCCCCACCGGTTGAACAGACGTTGCCCGCGGTCTATCTCCGTCTGCGAGACGTTGATACGTCCGCCGTACGCCTCGGCGGCCGACGCCCCTTTCGTCCCGAAGGCGCGGTACGCGAACAGTCCCCCTATCGTCCCGCCGGCCGCACCGGCGAGAGCGAACACGAGGGCCCCCTGCGTCGACGCGACGGCGACGGCGGCTATCGCGGGGACGGCGACCTCGCTGGGGAGAAACGGGAACACCATCGATGTCTCGAGAAACGTGAAGACGAAGATGCCGATGTAGCCGTACCGAACGAGAAGTTCGAGGAGGGTCTGCGTGATGCTCATCGGAATCGAGTAGCGAGACCTCGAGTGCTCGTACTCGGGTCCGCGCAATCAATCTTCTCGCCGTTGCGGACTCCTCTTCCGGCGCCGGCCTCGGGGAGAACGCCACCGGCGGCACCCCCGAACCGACACCACCTCGTCCGGAGTTTCCTCCCTCGAAAGCACCCTTAGTCCTCGATATTCCCACGGACAGAGCATCGAGGTGCGGGGGAACAGCGAACCGTCACTCGGCGTTGGCATCCGGCGCTCGTGGACGGAGCGTCGGGAGGCCGTCCGAAGCGTGGATATGCGGTCGAAACAGGGCGGAGTCAGTCGGTCTCACGGATGCCGACCCGACCTGACACCGGGCCGCGCTCGTCGCTGTCGGCCGATTCGCGCGCCAACGTCGCGAGGGCCAGCGTCATCCAGCCCTGACTCCAGCGGA
This genomic stretch from Halogeometricum sp. S1BR25-6 harbors:
- a CDS encoding BGTF surface domain-containing protein — translated: MSETNNLRALLMAALVVMSVFAGVGTVSALDTGSASADPVAVGQDTATQDVTFSTTLDADETETITISGIPSAVDVLGVGASFENENGSFAVTDTNIDNGEVTVDITNEGNATETGNVTLALVHDTSDLGLDLIGDSVNFTVSNEAGENTTVPVALEANAAGDNDVIFQGQTVQVDVSGLNDSLTLREVDERDGGEISQSSFVEQLSAENGYVEIDTDDLEGDYVVSDGTGVNGANAVEFEVAVQSLTANWSEDSVTQGDSEDLELESGRSDYIVEVSADGLDADDLETIFGDSDAFVGTNDEDDSVYLDAGEQDEIPADFGDDIDAGDYEFDVEVTDTTASDSASIAVEESDADVNFADSVYTEQVGDVVEMSVNMEDRDEAYVYVGGDDVNYLEVVKLTDDDDDGMVNFTFNTYTANESNVNPFELVEDSDDELELATGDVETEDNGLPGAVDGTLSERLETGDYDLRTSTSLDYNVEDDEVEDEQDVATLDLGERNTSGIATWTAASGNADEFDDAQELLENVNESNVVAIGDRLVVQVNASGTSGVIDEDNVDSLLNGDEGMQFTVEEADAGANADSSELDLDSSNTAIYQNESSDQFFVVVDTRNVDVDDDTEYDATFTVGDEDADTSPIDYVDDEEEESVSTTFTAEEPDATLDLNDDDQFEVAQSQNAQVEFDTNLAGGSEVVVRLRSSASNSAFLLSNTVETDGNGTVMTTFDTSDVEVGTEFDMVVRSGSDEIASEDGIIVEGQNMTGTGTGEGTMSETPGTGTEMTGTEMSETPTETPGETTSEGSATPSEGTTTGSTDGGTPGFGVVVAVTALLAAALLAVRRD
- a CDS encoding glycosyltransferase family 4 protein; the encoded protein is MDDIDLLVVGPTGGKDGGIGRYISEQLRHLDDRLSVRLFNSKTPSADGPLSLARGGLHAVADWVRFARESPPDVVHVHTSHYLSFYLSSAYVLFASRRWDVPVVLHVHGSSFDEFVAEASGPVAALQSLVFDACDAVVVLSEYWRETLSVRVDDSKLVVLPNAVVPDEYDPGTAADPQHVVFVSSHVERKGIAEFAAAVSELYDRGFDFRTTVAGSGPLSSHAETLAAEYDDAEYVGYVTEAEKRDLLSDASVYVLPTYAEGLPIAILEAMAGGNAVVSTDVGSIASVVDEANGAVVRPGDVEDLVSAMADILRDSETAARMGTESRRRVEADYAWSGVADELVSLYARLLGRPADRANVAQR
- a CDS encoding AAC(3) family N-acetyltransferase; protein product: MTTYANAPTQARRVGNLVKHQALKQVRLRRGASRASKSAFDDLLDRHAVGHDQVFVHAGLGDVRDAFDVDPYRFLLGRLAERFESVVAPGFTDYFTVSGVYHKQFSRPKHGAFVRQFHEDADYRTDDAIKSFLVKGPYRFDDCVHRDTYHEEGCFARLVRDEALLMNVGTPWFTCSHLHYLEAKHDVPYVETRTHEGVIYRTPTEHERIEQTYETLRSPLYSWNKPKIMRRLRRAGALNTYDLNGLNVYVSRLDKVERVLGAELRDDPYYLVTL
- a CDS encoding glycosyl hydrolase — translated: MHLGDVRDGTLYCTSGLESVVLNPADGTAVRSRFPDPPGVPKRIRFRALHSTVGKSFLAPVTGRYQSSNVWALSAESLLANVGSRVYRSGDGGRSWMHVLDLPPSSPPKGLLPSSVCRYEGDVYLAEYALRDEPGRIRVSDDDGRTWSVFLERDDVRHFHGVYADPHGGMLWANTGDGDEESSIGVVADGRYEPLGSGSQAWRGVQLGFTPEAVFWGKDASFAANKPIYKLPRERLSDPSPEPDVVGATDGVLFYVETVEHGGEHYVVGSASSQTGVDSTAPADQQRNTCPREVRVLAASSADGYESWHELCSFERRRTLGDVLPRVPTTDAHAFVRADSKLGLLVNPSNTAARDGQVLRIPLSDLADTVDAGSTRASSRRPPSIRSVAKRFLR
- a CDS encoding bacterio-opsin activator domain-containing protein — translated: MTAESTATQSAVRVRLLGDGASASDVRSLLRDDERVSLLPTSGEGETRAGASTNEDADADCLVCTTVDAIPTRGFGPAPVVVVLPNPDDESVSTAYRAGATDVLAPTESLPAQVAWLSGADELDGEGGKSAATLVESANAFDDAACVLDRRWRVGAATDAFAELVGEHPADASADGESESDHPSEDPGANADTETHLWSDYPSLRAVGASCWEAVLSGETTVFEETLPDGRRVSGQAVPLPDGVALRFRDVTEETETRESLDRYERILETIDDGIYILDENFLITEVNDAVTQMTGYDREELVGSHSTMLADESVIVEASALIQEILMGERSDGRLDVELQTADGSTLPVETRFSALSFNDGSHGMVGVIRDITDRKRYEKTLTSLNRSAHELFESQTKPDVGETVLNTATEILELESVVVYLYDEEAGALRPVAWEGEGTPTRIGPGDGALWTCFAEHESIALGTVETTLDEWDELAPADVPELSNGESVVIPLGEHGVLATVSSGEDSPRGQSTLTHLLAANAEAALDRVARSVELERRRGELSQRNEELTSLNRFNELLREVNRVLVEADSREAIEKAVCEQLVDGPSIAFAWVGTYDRVSESIVPRAWAGAERGYLDCLTDDPESFEVEPSVRTIQNGETTVVDNAGQRIQEYRWRRDALDRGFVSVASFPLTYGEFGYGALTVYATEPNAFDERTRLMFEELGVTTANAINGAEAKESLHTESLIELDIRITSPNAPLLRISQAFGGQIELEGTVPQPSGSSLLYLTVKGSDADIESLSSLTVVERVRKVVERDDETLVEVQLAAEALPSRLADLGAVVRTLSSTPDALDVVVELAPGSDVREFVELLQEQYPGTELSAKRTRERSIETQQSFRAGLREALTDRQFEALRTAYFSGYFDWPRERTASDLAESLGVAQPTFARHLRVAERKLLDNLLSDEQRRRR
- a CDS encoding HalOD1 output domain-containing protein yields the protein MNQMGKNDGAMVDEELDWKIVSAVAEEKGVEPLELDERLYDVVDLDAVKELFVGMPNRAALVEGHVTFTLAGCEVVVDQAWNVDVTAAPSPNVAAD
- a CDS encoding DedA family protein is translated as MSITQTLLELLVRYGYIGIFVFTFLETSMVFPFLPSEVAVPAIAAVAVASTQGALVFALAGAAGGTIGGLFAYRAFGTKGASAAEAYGGRINVSQTEIDRGQRLFNRWGQHSVLWGRFLPFVRSVVSIPAGFAGMNVVRFTVYTAVGTFLFNLAVAALLLYGKRQFDRLGFRHVAGELLRIGGAHAASNPVVAALVAAVLVVAVGWGVRRMVSADG